The following are encoded in a window of Eschrichtius robustus isolate mEscRob2 chromosome 1, mEscRob2.pri, whole genome shotgun sequence genomic DNA:
- the LOC137750517 gene encoding homeobox protein SIX1 has product MSMLPSFGFTQEQVACVCEVLQQGGNLERLGRFLWSLPACDHLHKNESVLKAKAVVAFHRGNFRELYKILESHQFSPHNHPKLQQLWLKAHYVEAEKLRGRPLGAVGKYRVRRKFPLPRTIWDGEETSYCFKEKSRGVLREWYAHNPYPSPREKRELAEATGLTTTQVSNWFKNRRQRDRAAEAKERENTENNNSSSNKQNQLSPLEGGKPLMSSSEEEFSPPQSPDQNSVLLLQGNMSHARSSNYSLPGLTASQPTHGLQAHQHQLQDSLLGPLTSSLVDLGS; this is encoded by the exons ATGTCGATGCTGCCATCGTTCGGCTTCACGCAGGAGCAAGTGGCGTGCGTATGCGAGGTTTTGCAGCAAGGCGGGAACCTGGAGCGCCTGGGCAGGTTCCTGTGGTCGCTGCCCGCCTGCGACCACCTGCACAAGAACGAAAGCGTGCTCAAGGCCAAGGCCGTGGTCGCCTTCCACCGCGGCAACTTCCGCGAGCTCTACAAGATCCTGGAGAGCCACCAGTTCTCGCCTCACAACCACCCCAAGCTGCAACAACTGTGGCTGAAGGCGCACTACGTGGAGGCCGAGAAGTTGCGCGGCCGGCCCCTGGGCGCGGTGGGCAAATATCGGGTGCGCCGAAAATTCCCGTTGCCGCGCACCATCTGGGACGGCGAAGAGACCAGCTACTGCTTCAAGGAGAAGTCGCGGGGCGTGCTGCGGGAGTGGTACGCGCATAACCCCTACCCCTCGCCGCGTGAGAAGCGGGAGCTGGCCGAGGCCACCGGCCTCACCACCACCCAAGTCAGCAACTGGTTTAAGAACCGGAGGCAAAGAGACCGGGCCGCCGAGGCCAAGGAAAG GGAGAACACTGAAAACAATAACTCCTCCTCCAACAAGCAGAATCAACTCTCTCCTCTGGAAGGGGGCAAGCCGCTCATGTCCAGCTCAGAAGAAGAATTCTCACCTCCCCAAAGTCCAGACCAGAACTCGGTCCTTCTGCTGCAGGGCAATATGAGCCACGCCAGGAGCTCAAACTATTCTCTCCCAGGTTTAACCGCCTCTCAGCCCACCCACGGCCTGCAAGCCCACCAGCATCAGCTCCAGGACTCTCTGCTCGGCCCCCTCACCTCCAGTCTGGTGGACTTGGGGTCCTAA